From a single Elgaria multicarinata webbii isolate HBS135686 ecotype San Diego chromosome 18, rElgMul1.1.pri, whole genome shotgun sequence genomic region:
- the LOC134410679 gene encoding selenoprotein M-like yields the protein LVLKHLAGADPELVLLNFKYEELQRIPLAEMSREEINRLVKELGFYRKETRDSPVPEEFQLAPAKPLPASEESQREQAAERKGAKGSEL from the exons cttgtcctgaaacacctggctggagcggatcccgaactggtgctgctcaactttaagtatgaagagttgcag agaaTTCCATTGGCTGAAATGTCCCGGGAAGAGATCAACCGGCTGGTGAAAGAGTTGGGGTTCTACCGGAAGGAGACGCGCGACTCACCTGTTCCGGAAGAGTTCCAGCTTGCCCCCGcgaagcctctgcctgcctcagaagaatcccagagagaacaggcggcagagaggaaaggggcgaagggcagcgaactgtaa